A segment of the Corylus avellana chromosome ca2, CavTom2PMs-1.0 genome:
ACCTACTGCCTTGATGCATCCTATGAGCAGGGGTGGAACTAGGATTTTAGATGTGGGGGGAcgaaacttaaaaaaaagaaaagaaaagaaattaatgggtgaaaatttaattttaaaagaattatacaggtatttttaaaaacatttggaGAACTTTTTGGGGCTTGGGGGGACCGTACTAGTTCGGCCCCTGCCTGTGAGGACCATTGTTGGGGTCAATGCTTTCAACTAAGTGATTAGACTATATCGCTTAACTGTGCAACAAGCGGAGAAGGTTAAAACGAAAGTATCTAAAGAGAGGGTTTTAGCGCATATAATTAGCTCAGAAGTAGGAGATTTTAGTGCAGACCATATTTTTCTCCCTCTACATTTTTCCATTTGGAGTGATTGAGCTACTTTGTCAAATAGGACTTTCATGTTAGCGTTATtgacaaaaactaaaattttgaaaagaaaatgcatgtTCACCAAGATTCTATTTTTGATGGAGAAGCCTTTGCATTTtagataattttgtcattgatGTAGAGCAacttaatcaaacaaaaaatggagATTTACCTTAACATTTTCATTGACTTGGTTGGGACATTTTTTTAATGCTACCTAAATGTTTAAATAGTGTAAATGCAGGATTTGTTGAAACCGCTGAAGGGGTTGGTTGATCCAAAGTATTGCTCTGGCTTTATTCAATAAGTGCTACACTGAAATTTTAAAGTCATTCTATTCCAAGAGTCAGCTTTGCAGTTGCTACTAAAATGTCAATATTGTCAAGATTACGTTGCATCACTGTGGATGTTACTGGTACTTTGATAGCTTACAAGGGAGAACTTGGTGACTACTATTGCATGGCAGCCAAATCTGTTGGGCTGCCATGCCCTGACTACAAGCGTGTGCATGAGGGCTTCAAACTTGCCTATAAAGACATGGCCAGAAATTATCCTTGTTTTGGGTATGCCGCTAAAATGCCCAACATAGTGTGGTGGAAGACTTGTGTGAGAGACTCCTTTACCAGGGTAAGAAAATCTGACGTAGCAAGAATAGCTTTAGGCATGGTGTATAGTGATGACTAGCTTGTTGGTAATCCTTGTGTATCAAATCATGGTATGGTGGTACCCACATTGTTCTCCAAAAAGGCAAGTCTAGTTCAATGtgtgaaaatttatttattacttttatgaGTTATAAAACACACCCCTACTAACAAAGTAGAGTGACCATAATGATACTGAAAGTAAAATGTGTACTTTTTGGCTCGGACTTTTACATATAATTTCCTTGTTAGGAAGTTTTAATGGAAATATTGTTTTGACTACAGGCTGGATATGATTATGATGAGGAGACATTTGAGAAGGTGTTTAGACGCATATATTCATCATTTGGTTCATCTGCACCTTATACCATCTTTCCAGATTCCCAACCATTTCTAAGATGGGTGCATGAGCAGGGGCTTAAAGTTGGGATTATTAGTAATGCAGAGTACCGGTATCGGGATGTAATTCTTCCAGCCCTTAATCTGAAccaggtaaaaaaaattgtcctgtTCTGGTATTTTGGTTCCCAAATTCTTATTTAGTTTATCTTAATTGATCTGGATTAAAGTAGGAGTAATTGGTTTTAGCATTGTTATGAAAGTCTACCAACTGGTAATATTGATGATTACCATTAAAACATGCATTTGTGGTCAGGCATACAGGATGATGGGATCCCTGAGTTGTTCTCATTTTACTACAATAATTCAGGTTCCCATGATTTATATCAATATCACTGCAAACCATTTAACTTCAAGCTGCCTAAAAAGTTTTGGTGAAGAGTATTGttttttgtctgttttttttttttgttattttccatTCATGCATTTGTATAAGATCCCTATCTATACCTACCCTTTTTAAATATCAACGAAGTTGATTGCTTTTGAATTCATTCGTGTGTATATGCTTGGGATAGACTAGAGATGCTGATAGTGTCAAGTCTAATGTGTTGTGCAGGGATCTGAATGGGACTTTGGTGTGTTCTCTGGTCTGGAAGGTGTAGAGAAACCTGACACAAAGATTTATGAGATTGCCTTGGAGAGAGCTGGTGTCGCACCAGAAGAAGTTCTGCATATTGGGGACAGCATGCGCAAAGACTACGTGCCAGCAAAGAGTGTGGGGATGCATGCATTACTATTGGATAGATTTAAGACTCCTGATGCTGAGGAATGGAGGAAATCAGGTGCCATTGTGCTTCCTGACTTGATGGCAGCAAAAGATTTTCTTACTTCAGAAAACTCAACTTCCTGAGCGGCTCCTTTCCCATTCATGACTTTNNNNNNNNNNNNNNNNNNNNNNNNNNNNNNNNNNNNNNNNNNNNNNNNNNNNNNNNNNNNNNNNNNNNNNNNNNNNNNNNNNNNNNNNNNNNNNNNNNNNTAATCAAGGGATTATATCCCATCTTTCCCGCATTTTACACTTGCAATGTGTGTATAATTGGATATGGAATCTAATTGAAGAGGAAAGTATAGTTAGTTAGCATTGCTAAGTTTCTTATCCGGTGTTGTTTGAAAAGATTGGCAAGTCATGAATTTTCATGGGGTAGATGAGAGTTTGATAAGTGGCTATGaatttctctccttttcttACACTGTTTATGCTCGGGTAAGATGCTCataatttgtaatatttgatgTTTCCTTAGTTGGTGATTGTAGATCTAAGTAGCTGCAACATGTTTACATGAGTTCTGTTTTCAATAGGACACTGCAACTCCCCAAAATATAGATCGTGGAAAATTCATAACTGTATCTAACTTTATTGTTGATATATTCATGCGATTGTCACTGGTTGATGTCCCTTTTTTCGTAATTCTTTTTAAGCAATATGGACTACATAGTCATAAGTAGATTATAGAACCCCGTAGGTTTTGACATTAgtgttttcatttgttattgatttcgtttttaagttaatttagaaACCGAAGGGTTATAGACAGTTGGGAAAGGGTGACGATGTTGAAATACGTATGCATCTCATTCTCAGGTGAACTAGACTGATCTGTTCCTATTAAATGGTGCATGGGAATAAGTAATATCTTTTTCATGGGTGGGGTTGTATTCCCTCTGCTAGAACTGTTTTATATGACTAGGTCTTTAGCTAAATGTAACAATTCATTGATCCTGACAGACAATGTAACTTTATTAATTTTCCTTCATAACAGGATAAATGAATaagattaaagaaaagaaagtccattttattttaaatttgctgATTGTTCAGAAGTTAGGGAGCTATGATTGACAACATATGTGGATTTAATACATCTTCTAAGAAGTAGACAATGGAGAAACTAACAGACAAAGCTTAGTTGGGGGTAAACAGAGCAGGAATTCTAGTAAAGTGTTAAAAAGTGAGAACTGAAATGACAAGTTGGTGAAGTGGTgtatgaaaagaaagaagtgagAACTGAAATGACAAGTTGGTGGAGTGGtgtatgaaaagaaagaaactaacCAACCTACTGCCTTGATGCATCCTATGAGCAGGGGTGGAACTAGGATTTTAGATGTGGGGGGAcgaaacttaaaaaaaagaaaagaaaagaaattaatgggtgaaaatttaattttaaaagaattatacaggtatttttaaaaacatttggaGAACTTTTTGGGGCTTGGGGGGACCGTACTAGTTCGGCCCCTGCCTGTGAGGACCATTGTTGGGGTCAATGCTTTCAACTAAGTGATTAGACTATATCGCTTAACTGTGCAACAAGCGGAGAAGGTTAAAACGAAAGTATCTAAAGAGAGGGTTTTAGCGCATATAATTAGCTCAGAAGTAGGAGATTTTAGTGCAGACCATATTTTTCTCCCTCTACATTTTTCCATTTGGAGTGATTGAGCTACTTTGTCAAATAGGACTTTCATGTTAGCGTTATtgacaaaaactaaaattttgaaaagaaaatgcatgtTCACCAAGATT
Coding sequences within it:
- the LOC132168510 gene encoding uncharacterized protein LOC132168510, with the protein product MSILSRLRCITVDVTGTLIAYKGELGDYYCMAAKSVGLPCPDYKRVHEGFKLAYKDMARNYPCFGYAAKMPNIVWWKTCVRDSFTRAGYDYDEETFEKVFRRIYSSFGSSAPYTIFPDSQPFLRWVHEQGLKVGIISNAEYRYRDVILPALNLNQGSEWDFGVFSGLEGVEKPDTKIYEIALERAGVAPEEVLHIGDSMRKDYVPAKSVGMHALLLDRFKTPDAEEWRKSGAIVLPDLMAAKDFLTSENSTS